One window of Gloeothece citriformis PCC 7424 genomic DNA carries:
- a CDS encoding ABC transporter ATP-binding protein, with translation MVVFPPPPPPSDLQNKPKPRNPRENDWRLVLRLLPYTRRNRKLLFLSILLLIPVSIAGAIQPLIIGQAVSLLRQEPTWSYLEAMSFSQGLNFLIILLIVTIIIRLIFNATQGYIIQKVGQDITAQVRDDLFTHVTSLSASFFDRTPVGRLVTRITSDVEALGDVFASGAIGVLSDFVYFIVIIITIFSLQWQLALMLVLMLIPVTGLVIYFQQQYRKANYQAREELSQLNSMLQENVTGINVVQLFRRERFNAQMYRSINNRYRTQIDKTIFHDSAVSATLEWIGLVAIAGVLWLGGIFVLNEVITLGTLSAFILYGRRLFDPLRQFADKFTMFQAGFTAIERISELMGEPIEIRDPEISKPVGNQAQIINNNHKSGEIRFEKVWFAYKDNEYVLQNLDFTIHPGEKVALVGPTGAGKSSIIRLLCRLYEPTKGRILVDGVDIRDITQAQLRRYIGVILQESFLFAGDVKRNITLGEEYSFEQIQESAKLTNIDRFIEDLPAGYNTLLRERGANLSGGQKQLLAFARVAIRKPRVLVLDEATASLDVGTEALIQDALNHLLQDRTAIIIAHRLSTIRDVDRIFVLKRGQLIEEGTHESLLENGGLYANLYRLQMLGNTELLS, from the coding sequence ATGGTTGTTTTTCCACCCCCTCCCCCCCCATCGGATCTACAAAACAAACCTAAACCCCGTAACCCTCGTGAAAATGACTGGCGACTGGTATTAAGATTACTTCCCTATACCCGTCGCAACCGAAAATTATTATTTTTATCAATTTTGTTATTGATTCCTGTTTCAATTGCCGGAGCAATTCAACCTCTAATTATTGGGCAGGCCGTTTCCCTATTGCGTCAAGAACCGACTTGGTCTTATTTAGAAGCCATGTCTTTTTCACAGGGTCTAAATTTTTTAATTATCCTGCTGATCGTCACGATTATCATCCGCTTAATTTTTAATGCCACTCAAGGCTATATTATTCAAAAAGTCGGTCAAGATATTACCGCCCAAGTTAGGGATGATTTATTTACTCACGTTACCTCTTTATCAGCAAGTTTCTTTGATCGCACTCCGGTAGGACGTTTAGTCACTCGGATTACCAGCGATGTAGAAGCGTTGGGAGATGTGTTTGCCAGTGGGGCGATCGGAGTATTAAGTGATTTTGTTTATTTTATCGTCATCATTATCACCATTTTTAGTCTGCAATGGCAATTAGCTTTGATGTTAGTGTTGATGCTAATTCCGGTTACCGGGTTAGTTATTTACTTTCAACAACAATACCGCAAAGCCAATTATCAGGCGCGAGAAGAATTATCTCAACTGAATTCGATGTTACAGGAAAATGTAACCGGAATTAATGTGGTGCAATTGTTTCGCCGAGAAAGATTTAACGCCCAAATGTACCGCAGTATTAATAACCGCTATCGTACTCAAATTGATAAAACAATTTTTCATGATTCGGCGGTTTCTGCCACTTTAGAATGGATCGGATTAGTAGCGATCGCTGGTGTATTGTGGTTAGGAGGAATCTTTGTCCTCAATGAAGTGATTACTTTAGGAACATTATCCGCTTTTATTCTTTATGGTCGGCGTTTATTTGATCCCTTACGGCAATTTGCCGATAAATTTACCATGTTCCAAGCAGGGTTTACAGCGATTGAAAGAATCAGCGAATTAATGGGCGAACCGATTGAGATTCGAGATCCGGAAATTTCTAAACCTGTCGGGAATCAAGCTCAAATTATTAATAATAATCACAAAAGCGGAGAAATTCGCTTTGAAAAAGTCTGGTTTGCTTATAAAGATAATGAGTATGTTCTTCAAAATTTAGATTTTACGATTCATCCCGGAGAAAAAGTCGCGTTAGTCGGGCCGACAGGGGCAGGAAAAAGTTCGATTATTCGCCTGTTATGTCGTCTTTATGAACCGACAAAAGGACGTATTTTAGTAGATGGGGTTGATATTCGAGATATTACCCAAGCGCAATTAAGACGTTATATCGGGGTTATTCTTCAAGAAAGTTTTTTATTTGCCGGCGATGTTAAACGGAATATTACTTTAGGCGAAGAGTATTCTTTTGAGCAAATCCAAGAGTCTGCTAAATTAACCAATATAGACCGATTTATTGAAGATTTACCCGCAGGATATAATACTCTTTTGCGAGAACGAGGCGCGAATTTATCGGGAGGACAAAAACAATTATTAGCCTTTGCTAGAGTCGCCATTCGTAAGCCTAGGGTTTTAGTCTTAGATGAAGCTACCGCCAGTTTAGATGTAGGAACAGAGGCATTAATTCAAGACGCATTAAACCATTTATTACAAGATAGAACAGCAATTATTATTGCTCACCGTCTTTCTACGATTCGAGATGTAGATCGAATTTTTGTCCTTAAGAGAGGACAGTTAATAGAAGAAGGAACTCACGAAAGTTTATTAGAAAATGGAGGTTTATATGCTAATTTGTATCGGTTACAAATGTTAGGAAATACGGAACTATTAAGTTAA
- a CDS encoding Coq4 family protein, whose translation MQILQPEDQHWENSVIESFLKIVKSVDGDFEAVTELSNTVSDPNSLDLIIEFLCRHPRGKQAFEEKFLLGEVNLQKLYQYPKNTLGYCYAAHMIENGLSPFETHEINNKYQYLSVHIRETHDLWHIVTGCNTNMIGEIQLESFYVAQLYASRFWLALIAKNLTKLVIYDIEKSTEYMDAITRGWIMAKQAEPLFGVQWNNLWETPLDEVRQSLNIILPDI comes from the coding sequence ATGCAAATTTTACAACCGGAAGATCAACATTGGGAAAACTCAGTGATTGAGAGTTTTTTAAAGATAGTTAAATCTGTCGATGGAGACTTTGAAGCGGTCACTGAACTTAGCAACACTGTAAGTGATCCAAATAGTTTAGATTTAATCATAGAATTTCTTTGCCGTCATCCGAGAGGAAAACAGGCATTTGAGGAAAAATTTCTTTTAGGAGAGGTAAATCTACAAAAACTATATCAATATCCTAAAAATACTTTGGGGTATTGTTATGCTGCTCACATGATCGAAAATGGGTTAAGTCCTTTTGAAACCCATGAAATTAACAATAAATATCAATATTTATCTGTTCATATTAGAGAAACTCATGATCTGTGGCATATCGTGACAGGATGTAACACTAATATGATCGGAGAAATACAGTTAGAATCTTTTTATGTAGCACAGCTTTATGCTTCTCGTTTTTGGTTAGCATTAATCGCTAAAAATTTAACGAAATTAGTGATTTATGATATTGAAAAGTCTACTGAATATATGGATGCAATTACTAGAGGATGGATCATGGCAAAACAGGCAGAACCGTTATTTGGGGTTCAATGGAATAATCTTTGGGAAACCCCATTAGACGAGGTGCGCCAGTCTTTAAATATTATTCTGCCTGATATTTAA
- a CDS encoding Tab2/Atab2 family RNA-binding protein, with product MVIWQGDFYKRSLFDQQGEMLWELVITDQQGTMIHEAKCPQSQANSDWLIRQLQQATQKNIPDLIQVFRPQSIGLLTSAAEKLGIKVVPTRRTSALKEVLKRRSTNTTIDVSTLDRPPPQGLPENLWGEQWGFISLKAGDLIQFFRDRPIPIVDMPEDLLPINLNLPSTVFIPGIVIYGGRKSMYLARWLEEQQPVSISYIPTQIGLSGGLVLESGLVDRWILATFEDPEMAQAAQKYEDRKVMSKGLHFLTVQPDDSGITYTGFWLLNDD from the coding sequence ATGGTTATTTGGCAAGGAGATTTTTATAAGCGATCGCTGTTTGATCAACAAGGGGAAATGCTTTGGGAACTTGTGATCACAGATCAGCAAGGGACGATGATTCATGAGGCTAAATGTCCCCAATCTCAAGCTAATTCAGACTGGTTAATCAGACAGTTACAACAAGCGACGCAAAAAAACATCCCGGATTTGATTCAAGTGTTTCGTCCTCAGTCGATAGGGTTATTAACGTCGGCGGCGGAGAAATTGGGGATTAAAGTTGTCCCAACCCGACGCACTTCCGCTTTAAAAGAGGTTTTAAAACGGCGCTCAACAAACACAACAATTGATGTTAGTACGTTGGATCGTCCTCCTCCCCAAGGATTACCGGAAAATCTTTGGGGAGAACAATGGGGTTTTATCAGTTTAAAAGCAGGAGATTTAATCCAATTTTTTCGGGATCGTCCTATTCCGATTGTAGATATGCCTGAAGATTTGCTGCCGATTAATCTTAATTTACCGTCAACTGTTTTTATTCCCGGTATAGTGATTTATGGAGGCAGAAAGTCTATGTATTTAGCTCGTTGGTTAGAGGAACAACAACCCGTTTCTATTAGTTATATTCCTACACAAATCGGTCTGTCTGGAGGATTAGTTTTAGAATCAGGATTAGTCGATCGTTGGATTCTAGCTACTTTTGAAGATCCAGAAATGGCTCAAGCTGCTCAAAAATATGAAGACCGAAAAGTGATGAGCAAAGGATTACATTTTTTGACGGTTCAACCCGACGATTCTGGTATAACTTATACGGGTTTTTGGTTACTCAATGATGATTAA
- the pntB gene encoding Re/Si-specific NAD(P)(+) transhydrogenase subunit beta — protein sequence MSNSLVTVAYIAASILFILSLGGLSHQESASKGNIYGIIGMAIAFVATAFSAQVTGYSTLITMMIPGVIIGAIVASRVAMTSMPELVAILHSFVGLAAVLVGIANYLNPDPQLVGVEATIHQLEIYIGVFIGAITFTGSLVAFGKLRAILSSKPLTLPGRHLLNLGMLIATVGLGFVFMQTSFPNSLQPLLIMTGIACILGVHLVAAIGGADMPVVISMLNSYSGWAAAAAGFMLSNDLLIITGALVGSSGAILSYIMCRAMNRSFISVILGGFGESSPKGKADDSQTTGGTVHTISVDETVELLMHARSVIITPGYGMAVAQAQHGVSELTKFLRQHKVNVRFGIHPVAGRLPGHMNVLLAEANVPYDIVLEMDEINADFPETDVVLVIGANDTVNPSAMEDPSSPIAGMPVLEVWKASHVVVMKRSLASGYAGVDNPLFYKENTQMLFGDAKQNVDKILTHLREFESESQGATERVLVG from the coding sequence ATGTCTAACAGTTTAGTAACAGTGGCTTATATTGCCGCCAGTATCCTTTTTATCCTCAGTTTAGGGGGATTATCTCACCAAGAAAGCGCCAGCAAAGGGAATATTTATGGGATCATCGGTATGGCGATCGCTTTTGTGGCCACCGCTTTTTCTGCCCAAGTGACCGGATACTCGACCCTCATTACCATGATGATTCCAGGAGTGATTATCGGGGCGATAGTGGCTTCTAGGGTAGCCATGACTTCCATGCCGGAATTAGTGGCGATTTTACATAGTTTTGTGGGGTTAGCGGCGGTTTTAGTGGGGATAGCTAATTATCTTAATCCCGATCCTCAATTAGTTGGGGTAGAGGCAACCATCCACCAATTAGAAATTTACATCGGTGTGTTTATCGGGGCAATTACCTTTACCGGTTCTCTTGTTGCTTTTGGGAAACTTCGCGCTATCCTCAGCAGCAAACCCCTAACTTTACCCGGTCGTCATCTTCTCAATTTAGGGATGCTAATAGCTACAGTGGGGCTAGGATTTGTTTTTATGCAAACATCTTTCCCCAATAGCTTACAACCTCTGCTAATTATGACCGGTATTGCTTGCATTTTAGGGGTTCACCTCGTGGCGGCTATTGGTGGCGCGGATATGCCGGTGGTTATCTCGATGTTAAATAGTTATTCAGGATGGGCGGCAGCCGCAGCCGGATTTATGCTGTCTAACGATTTGCTCATTATTACTGGGGCGTTAGTCGGCAGTAGTGGGGCAATTCTCAGTTATATTATGTGTCGGGCAATGAATCGATCGTTTATTAGCGTTATTTTGGGCGGTTTTGGGGAAAGTAGCCCGAAAGGGAAGGCTGACGACTCCCAAACAACTGGGGGGACAGTCCATACTATCTCGGTTGATGAGACGGTAGAATTGTTAATGCACGCCAGAAGTGTGATTATTACGCCGGGTTATGGGATGGCGGTTGCTCAAGCTCAACATGGGGTGTCTGAGTTGACTAAGTTTTTACGGCAACATAAAGTTAATGTGCGTTTTGGTATTCATCCAGTGGCGGGACGTTTACCGGGTCACATGAATGTGTTATTGGCGGAGGCTAATGTTCCTTATGACATTGTGTTAGAGATGGATGAAATTAATGCGGATTTTCCTGAGACTGATGTGGTTTTGGTGATTGGCGCTAATGATACGGTTAATCCTAGCGCGATGGAAGACCCCAGTAGTCCTATTGCAGGGATGCCGGTTTTAGAGGTGTGGAAGGCTTCCCATGTGGTGGTGATGAAACGGAGTTTAGCCAGTGGTTATGCAGGGGTAGATAATCCTTTGTTTTATAAAGAAAATACTCAAATGTTGTTCGGGGATGCTAAACAAAATGTTGATAAAATTTTGACCCATTTACGAGAGTTTGAGAGTGAGTCTCAAGGGGCAACTGAGAGGGTTTTAGTAGGTTAA
- the pntA gene encoding Re/Si-specific NAD(P)(+) transhydrogenase subunit alpha produces the protein MTIAVPKEATVTEESVAPQKKPRKIGVPKETYPNESRVAVTPDTAKKLQKLGFEILIESGAGERANFSNQVYQQANCQIVDSSDDLWTQGDIILKVRPPSLEEAQKLPEGKTLISFIWPAQNGDLLEALASRQATVLAIDAIPRISRAQKMDALSSMANIAGYRAVVEAANHFGRFFTGQITAAGKVPPAKVLIIGAGVAGLAAVGAAKGLGAIVRAFDTRPVVKEQVESMGAEFLELDFAEDGSGQGGYAKVMSEEFIKAEMALFAQQAKEVDIIITTALIPGKPAPRLITEEMVSTMKEGSVIVDLAAEQGGNCEVTKPNQIYVYKGVTIVGLTDLPSRMANQASQLYGNNLWHLLKDMGGAQKYQVNLEDEVIRGALVLHEGQVTWPPPKPSQPTPQPHPPTPAKKPPVIIEDSHKNRASWLGLIGAILALLGIGIVAPASFLSHFTVFVLACFVGWQVIWSVTPALHTPLMSVTNAISGIIIIGGMLQISGPINSPTTILGAIAILVGTINISGGFLVTQRMLKMFRK, from the coding sequence ATGACTATAGCTGTGCCAAAAGAAGCTACAGTGACAGAAGAATCTGTAGCTCCACAAAAAAAACCCAGAAAAATTGGTGTACCAAAAGAAACATACCCTAATGAATCTCGCGTTGCTGTTACTCCTGATACTGCAAAAAAATTGCAAAAGCTCGGATTTGAAATTCTTATCGAATCCGGGGCAGGAGAACGAGCTAACTTTTCTAATCAAGTCTATCAACAGGCAAATTGTCAAATCGTTGATAGTAGCGATGATTTATGGACACAAGGGGATATTATTCTTAAAGTACGCCCCCCCTCTCTAGAAGAAGCCCAAAAGCTTCCCGAAGGCAAGACGTTAATCAGTTTTATTTGGCCTGCCCAAAATGGGGACTTACTCGAAGCCCTCGCCTCTCGTCAAGCTACGGTATTAGCCATTGATGCTATTCCCCGCATTAGTCGCGCCCAAAAAATGGATGCCCTCAGTTCTATGGCTAATATTGCCGGTTATCGGGCAGTAGTAGAAGCGGCAAATCATTTCGGACGGTTTTTCACCGGGCAAATTACCGCCGCCGGTAAAGTTCCCCCCGCCAAAGTTTTAATTATCGGCGCAGGAGTGGCCGGTTTAGCCGCAGTTGGGGCTGCTAAAGGGTTAGGGGCAATCGTCCGCGCTTTTGATACTCGTCCAGTGGTAAAAGAACAAGTTGAAAGCATGGGGGCTGAATTCCTCGAATTAGACTTTGCAGAAGATGGCAGTGGACAAGGCGGTTATGCCAAAGTCATGAGCGAAGAGTTTATTAAGGCAGAAATGGCTTTATTTGCTCAACAGGCGAAAGAAGTCGATATTATTATTACCACTGCCCTAATTCCCGGTAAACCTGCCCCTCGGTTAATTACAGAGGAAATGGTATCAACCATGAAAGAAGGCTCTGTTATTGTCGATTTGGCCGCAGAACAAGGGGGCAATTGTGAAGTCACTAAACCGAATCAGATTTATGTTTATAAAGGAGTAACGATCGTTGGGTTAACGGATTTACCCAGTCGCATGGCTAACCAAGCCAGTCAATTATATGGTAATAATTTATGGCATCTCCTCAAAGATATGGGAGGCGCTCAAAAATATCAAGTTAATCTTGAAGATGAAGTGATTCGGGGTGCTTTAGTGCTACATGAAGGACAAGTCACTTGGCCTCCTCCAAAACCAAGTCAACCTACTCCCCAACCTCACCCCCCAACTCCCGCCAAAAAACCTCCTGTCATCATCGAAGATTCTCACAAAAACAGAGCTAGTTGGTTAGGGTTAATCGGAGCAATTTTAGCCTTATTAGGAATCGGAATAGTTGCCCCGGCTTCTTTTCTGTCCCATTTTACGGTATTTGTTCTCGCCTGTTTTGTCGGCTGGCAAGTGATTTGGAGTGTTACCCCTGCATTACATACGCCTCTGATGAGTGTGACGAATGCGATCAGTGGAATTATTATTATCGGCGGAATGTTACAAATTTCAGGGCCGATTAATTCCCCAACAACTATTTTAGGCGCGATCGCTATTTTAGTCGGAACAATTAATATTTCTGGCGGTTTTTTAGTAACTCAACGAATGCTCAAAATGTTCAGGAAATAG
- a CDS encoding DUF2808 domain-containing protein yields MLVLKPSLKRLLPVLVLSGGLIASLPLLTWAGGNPGLTIFSGVEREDILNYYLQFGGNPEQMDRYKLYIPAKKLPQGASSIFISYPDYFDGDFDTDKIEVRVKGKALPLKEVYWDKESRFVEINLEQPLAPNTKAEVVMSNVRNPGLGTYYFVCDVLASGDIPVRLYVGTWIVSIER; encoded by the coding sequence ATGTTGGTTCTTAAACCCTCTCTAAAACGCCTACTGCCTGTATTAGTCCTCTCAGGCGGATTAATAGCGAGTTTACCACTCCTTACATGGGCAGGAGGAAATCCAGGACTAACTATTTTTAGTGGAGTTGAACGGGAAGACATCCTCAATTATTATTTGCAATTCGGGGGCAACCCGGAGCAAATGGATCGTTATAAATTATATATTCCGGCGAAAAAATTACCCCAAGGTGCTTCTAGTATCTTTATTTCCTATCCTGATTATTTTGATGGGGATTTTGATACCGATAAGATAGAAGTACGGGTTAAAGGTAAAGCATTACCTCTTAAAGAAGTTTATTGGGATAAAGAAAGCCGATTTGTAGAAATTAATTTAGAACAACCCCTTGCTCCTAATACTAAAGCAGAAGTAGTGATGTCCAATGTACGCAATCCAGGACTAGGGACTTATTATTTTGTCTGTGATGTTTTAGCGTCTGGTGATATTCCAGTCCGTTTATATGTAGGCACTTGGATCGTTAGTATTGAACGTTAA
- a CDS encoding DUF3352 domain-containing protein, with protein MKLRTFLTILTVGVVLLLSLAGGSLYWILSQSPLNLLKGGVITQPAAAILMPRQAPVMVSLLVSPDRLEAFSQLIASIPNRKRSLTEIREVEKSLLAKTGLNYKEEIQPWLGDEITLAVTSLDFDRNPANGIQPGYLLAAKTKDADLAKEFLQSSYSKEAIAGTSDLIFEQYKGVNLIYQRPLSSKPDNVVLGASAIVADFVLFANDPKVLRDAINNVQVPSLNLKNASYYQQALKTIEDPRIGIIYGNLPALSAWIANASTPETPEVAQMLTVAFSIRSEGLAAQTALFGVGGEQNRMPALSEPVGALKYVPANALVTAAGTNLNQFWQTIETDLATNSPLQQLVKQLISRLEAPLGLNLPQDIFKWVQGQYSLAILPNPSGGEPDWLFVAEKVPGAGVEEAIAHLDELAQTQGYSVGNLPLFDQTVTAWTKLSTAREKEGGSLARLNAQVKGVYTHIAEYEIFATSVEAMSQAIASENPSLIDSQKFQQAISALPKENDGYFYVDWNKSEPILQKKLPIVRVIELGGKPLFNNLRSLTLSSQGTQQGIARATLFFNLGVR; from the coding sequence ATGAAGCTTCGCACTTTTTTAACCATTTTAACAGTCGGTGTTGTTCTCCTTTTGTCTCTTGCTGGCGGTAGCCTCTATTGGATACTGTCCCAAAGTCCCTTAAATCTTCTCAAAGGCGGAGTCATCACCCAACCGGCAGCAGCGATCTTGATGCCACGACAAGCACCCGTCATGGTATCTTTATTAGTCAGTCCCGATCGCCTAGAAGCTTTTAGTCAACTGATCGCCTCTATCCCCAATCGGAAACGTTCCCTCACTGAGATCCGAGAAGTCGAAAAAAGCTTACTCGCCAAAACCGGACTCAATTATAAAGAAGAGATCCAACCCTGGTTAGGAGATGAAATTACTTTAGCGGTTACCTCCCTCGATTTCGATCGAAATCCGGCCAATGGAATACAACCCGGATACTTACTGGCAGCTAAAACAAAAGATGCAGACTTAGCTAAAGAATTTCTTCAATCCTCCTACTCCAAAGAAGCGATCGCCGGCACATCAGATTTAATCTTTGAACAATACAAAGGCGTTAACCTCATCTATCAACGTCCCCTCTCCTCAAAACCAGATAATGTTGTCCTGGGGGCGAGTGCCATTGTGGCTGATTTTGTGCTATTTGCCAACGATCCTAAAGTGTTGCGAGATGCCATTAATAATGTTCAAGTTCCCAGTTTAAACTTAAAAAATGCCAGTTACTACCAACAAGCTTTAAAAACAATTGAAGACCCGCGAATAGGCATTATTTACGGTAACTTACCCGCCTTATCCGCTTGGATCGCCAATGCTTCCACCCCCGAAACCCCAGAAGTTGCCCAGATGCTTACAGTGGCCTTTTCGATCCGTTCCGAAGGGTTAGCCGCCCAAACCGCTTTATTTGGCGTTGGAGGAGAACAAAACCGAATGCCGGCTTTATCCGAACCAGTGGGCGCGTTAAAGTATGTCCCCGCTAATGCCCTAGTTACCGCAGCCGGAACTAATTTAAATCAATTTTGGCAAACCATAGAAACAGATTTGGCCACCAACAGCCCTCTACAACAATTGGTCAAACAGCTAATCAGCCGTTTAGAAGCTCCTTTAGGTTTAAATTTGCCTCAAGACATTTTTAAGTGGGTTCAAGGACAATATAGCTTGGCTATCCTGCCTAATCCTTCAGGGGGTGAACCCGATTGGCTCTTTGTCGCCGAAAAAGTTCCCGGCGCAGGAGTAGAAGAAGCGATCGCTCATTTAGACGAATTAGCCCAAACCCAGGGATATAGTGTCGGGAATTTACCCTTATTCGATCAAACCGTTACCGCCTGGACAAAGTTAAGCACCGCCAGAGAAAAGGAAGGAGGCAGTTTAGCCCGTTTAAATGCTCAAGTTAAGGGAGTCTATACCCATATTGCCGAGTATGAAATTTTTGCCACTTCTGTGGAAGCTATGTCTCAAGCGATAGCTAGCGAAAATCCTTCTTTAATAGACTCTCAAAAATTCCAACAAGCCATCTCTGCTCTACCGAAGGAAAATGACGGATATTTTTATGTAGACTGGAATAAGAGCGAGCCAATTCTTCAGAAAAAATTACCCATTGTTCGGGTTATAGAATTAGGAGGAAAACCTTTATTTAATAACTTACGCTCTCTGACGTTAAGTAGCCAAGGAACTCAGCAAGGAATCGCACGAGCTACTTTATTTTTTAACTTAGGAGTTAGATAA
- a CDS encoding HEAT repeat domain-containing protein: protein MLSVPTMELEQLRTYLNSSDSQNRLKALVELRNYDSEVAVPLLISRMQDQEFIIRSFVAMGLGRKKSPDSYNALLELIKFDKDPNVRAEAANSLSFYGEPSIPHLVALFKKDKNWLVRKSILAAMADLNVPEEFFELCLEGLKDQDMTIQETAVDGLALLAYTLKENAALTRLLSLVNNPSWRIRARVARALSKYNNFEAQEALIQLKQDDDYRVVGAVLETLLP, encoded by the coding sequence ATGTTGAGCGTCCCAACTATGGAACTAGAACAACTGCGAACCTATCTCAATAGTTCAGACTCCCAAAATCGGCTCAAAGCCTTAGTAGAACTACGGAACTATGACTCAGAGGTTGCCGTCCCCTTACTCATCAGCCGAATGCAGGATCAAGAATTTATTATTCGTTCCTTTGTGGCGATGGGATTAGGAAGAAAAAAATCTCCTGACTCCTATAATGCCTTATTAGAATTAATCAAATTTGATAAAGATCCTAATGTTCGCGCTGAAGCCGCTAACTCTTTATCTTTTTATGGTGAGCCATCCATTCCTCATTTAGTGGCACTCTTTAAGAAAGATAAAAATTGGTTAGTTCGTAAAAGTATTCTGGCAGCAATGGCAGATTTAAACGTCCCCGAAGAATTTTTTGAGCTATGTTTGGAAGGACTCAAAGATCAAGATATGACCATACAAGAAACTGCCGTTGATGGGTTAGCCCTTTTAGCTTATACCCTGAAAGAAAATGCCGCTTTAACTCGACTTTTATCTTTGGTGAATAACCCTTCATGGCGAATTAGAGCTAGAGTGGCCAGAGCTTTAAGTAAGTATAATAATTTTGAAGCACAAGAGGCATTAATTCAATTAAAACAAGATGATGATTATCGTGTAGTCGGCGCTGTTTTAGAAACTTTGTTACCCTAA
- a CDS encoding uracil-DNA glycosylase family protein — protein sequence MSTIETLIEQVRQEAEREPFPIDVAVYKAAKKEPTQPILFAGNLKSPVCFFGRDLGRDEVYAEQPLIGAAGTLVREGFYQAIHQQKPKSKQDLQTVCDRALLTNTVPYKPPGNKAYSVEVKERFRPFIERLLVFHWEGSQIITLGTEAFKWYAPYGAKGEINKFYLRGDRFEAKLQIMLTATDDRQMIVQREVTLLPLPHPSPLNQKYYDLFPQMLQQRLNQFEF from the coding sequence ATGTCAACTATCGAAACTCTGATCGAACAAGTTCGTCAAGAAGCCGAACGAGAACCATTTCCTATTGATGTAGCGGTGTATAAAGCCGCTAAAAAAGAACCCACTCAACCTATTCTTTTTGCTGGAAATCTAAAAAGTCCAGTCTGTTTTTTTGGACGAGATTTAGGACGAGATGAAGTCTATGCCGAACAGCCTTTAATTGGGGCAGCCGGAACCCTGGTTAGAGAAGGGTTTTATCAGGCAATTCATCAACAAAAACCCAAAAGTAAGCAAGATTTACAAACCGTTTGCGATCGCGCTTTATTAACCAATACAGTCCCTTATAAACCTCCAGGAAATAAAGCGTATTCTGTGGAGGTTAAAGAACGTTTTCGCCCTTTTATTGAGCGTTTATTAGTTTTTCACTGGGAAGGCAGTCAGATTATCACTTTAGGCACAGAAGCTTTTAAATGGTATGCTCCCTACGGAGCAAAAGGAGAAATTAATAAATTTTATTTGCGAGGCGATCGCTTTGAGGCTAAGTTACAAATAATGCTCACCGCGACAGACGATCGGCAAATGATCGTACAACGAGAAGTTACCCTTCTCCCTTTACCTCATCCCTCTCCCCTCAACCAAAAATACTATGATCTGTTTCCTCAGATGCTTCAGCAGAGGTTGAATCAGTTCGAGTTTTGA
- the rimM gene encoding ribosome maturation factor RimM (Essential for efficient processing of 16S rRNA) translates to MDDWLEIGTIVAPQGLKGEVRVASESDFPERFEQPGKRWLLPPNSVQVQEVELLNGRYIPGKKIYVVQLAGIDHIDRAEELRGYKILVKKSDRPQLEEDEYHVADLVNLEVYHQLTGENLGIVTDILSAGNDLLEVTLHQQPEREEKPEPDLSKVSRKSKLRKLKPKQRKPATLLIPFVKEIVPIVDLKTGRIEIKPPPGLLEMNEK, encoded by the coding sequence ATGGATGATTGGTTAGAAATAGGAACAATAGTCGCTCCCCAGGGATTAAAAGGAGAGGTAAGAGTCGCTTCTGAGTCCGACTTTCCCGAAAGATTCGAGCAACCCGGAAAACGTTGGTTACTTCCTCCTAATAGTGTACAAGTTCAAGAAGTCGAATTACTCAACGGCAGATATATTCCCGGCAAAAAAATTTACGTTGTACAACTAGCAGGAATAGATCATATCGATCGGGCCGAAGAATTACGGGGCTATAAAATTTTAGTCAAAAAAAGCGATCGTCCTCAACTCGAAGAAGACGAATATCATGTTGCTGACTTAGTTAACTTAGAAGTTTATCATCAACTGACGGGGGAAAACCTAGGAATCGTGACTGATATTTTATCAGCCGGCAATGATTTATTAGAAGTCACCCTTCATCAACAACCAGAAAGAGAAGAAAAACCCGAACCGGATTTATCTAAAGTCTCAAGAAAGAGTAAACTTCGCAAACTTAAACCCAAACAACGAAAACCGGCCACCCTACTCATTCCCTTTGTCAAAGAAATTGTTCCGATCGTCGATCTAAAAACCGGGCGTATCGAAATTAAACCCCCGCCGGGGTTATTGGAAATGAACGAAAAATAA